In Ostrea edulis chromosome 6, xbOstEdul1.1, whole genome shotgun sequence, a single window of DNA contains:
- the LOC130047202 gene encoding uncharacterized protein LOC130047202 has product MEVNLDATSARNSSPCHIAALFKGNLNPNANKDLKMYIYYDFECTQENGIHIPNLCVAERVCQHCDSLDIDIPCHHCQGFGAQRRFVFQGPDTLKQFMDWLLQAETGNVTFKHDEATIIAHNFKGYDGQFILNYLVHTACIKPAVILNGSKILSMGVFGLRFIDSYNFLPFALAKMPSAFGLTELKKGYFPHFFNTEQNQNYVGPYADAHYYNPDDMSIANREAFYTWYNQHQGKEFDFQKEFLAYCISDVDILRRCCAQFKSTLYGLVRVDPFQESITFASTANLAYRRGFMPPDTIAIIPNMGYQPSRRYSAKACRWLAWLENQHHSIRHAKNGGEVTLGPYTVDGYDEESRIVYEFYGCYWHGCPICYPNLLTEMHPHRVQHTYQDLHVQTLKRATALEEQGYTVVSLWEHEFDQQVQNNSELQEFLRDLDIQDPLNPREALYGGRTNATVCIATRETCDTSMCVPCILTF; this is encoded by the coding sequence ATGGAGGTCAATCTCGATGCCACATCTGCAAGAAACTCGTCACCATGCCACATCGCTGCTTTGTTCAAAGGAAACCTAAACCCAAACGCAAACAAGGatttgaaaatgtacatttattacgACTTCGAATGTACACAGGAAAACGGAATTCACATTCCTAATTTATGTGTAGCAGAACGCGTGTGTCAACATTGCGACAGTTTAGATATCGACATCCCCTGTCACCACTGTCAAGGCTTTGGAGCGCAACGCCGCTTCGTATTTCAAGGCCCAGACACCTTAAAACAGTTTATGGACTGGTTATTGCAGGCCGAGACGGGTAATGTGACTTTCAAACACGACGAGGCTACCATCATTGCGCACAATTTCAAGGGATACGATGGGCAGTTCATCTTGAACTATCTGGTTCACACAGCCTGTATCAAACCCGCAGTTATCCTCAACGGGAGTAAAATCTTATCCATGGGAGTATTCGGCTTGAGATTCATCGATTCTTACAATTTCTTACCCTTTGCCCTGGCCAAGATGCCCTCTGCGTTTGGATTAACAGAACTGAAAAAAGGCTATTTCCCCCACTTTTTCAACACGGAACAGAACCAGAATTACGTGGGGCCTTATGCAGATGCGCACTACTACAATCCTGACGACATGTCGATAGCCAATCGCGAGGCCTTCTATACCTGGTACAATCAGCATCAGGGAAAAGAGTTTGATTTCCAGAAGGAATTTCTAGCTTACTGTATCTCGGACGTGGATATTTTGCGCCGGTGTTGTGCGCAATTTAAGTCTACCCTCTATGGTCTCGTACGGGTCGACCCATTTCAGGAATCGATTACTTTTGCGAGCACGGCTAATTTAGCCTATCGACGAGGATTCATGCCCCCGGACACCATTGCCATTATTCCTAATATGGGATATCAACCATCGCGCCGCTACTCGGCCAAGGCTTGTCGTTGGTTAGCCTGGTTAGAGAATCAACACCATTCCATACGTCATGCTAAAAACGGGGGTGAAGTCACTTTAGGGCCCTATACGGTGGACGGGTACGATGAGGAATCGCGCATCGTCTATGAATTCTACGGCTGTTACTGGCACGGGTGTCCTATCTGTTATCCGAATCTGTTGACGGAAATGCATCCTCATCGAGTCCAACATACGTATCAAGATCTACACGTGCAGACCTTGAAACGAGCCACAGCTTTAGAGGAACAAGGGTATACAGTCGTGAGCCTATGGGAACACGAGTTTGACCAGCAAGTTCAAAACAACTCCGAGTTACAAGAATTCCTGCGAGACCTCGATATTCAGGACCCCTTAAATCCTCGGGAAGCCTTATACGGAGGTCGTACCAATGCCACCGTCTGTATTGCAACGAGGGAGACATGCGATACGTCGATGTGTGTTCCTTGTATCCTTACGTTCTGA